A genomic region of Entelurus aequoreus isolate RoL-2023_Sb linkage group LG19, RoL_Eaeq_v1.1, whole genome shotgun sequence contains the following coding sequences:
- the LOC133634839 gene encoding cortexin-1-like — protein MNNFPSFSSPPPNAPTIQPVCKPCLRAPWRMSDGPTLDYELLLSPAGSSFLPGGGGGSSSSNPPLVSVGVDSEQCTAFAFVGLLMLFLVFLLVRCFRILLDPYSRMPASSWTDHKEGLERGQFDYALV, from the coding sequence ATGAACAACTTCCCTTCCTTCTCCTCGCCGCCCCCAAACGCACCAACCATCCAGCCGGTGTGCAAACCCTGCCTCCGGGCCCCGTGGAGGATGAGCGATGGGCCCACGCTCGACTACGAGTTGCTGCTGTCCCCGGCCGGCTCCTCCTTCCTccccggcggcggcggcggcagcagcagcagcaacccgCCCCTGGTCTCGGTCGGGGTGGACAGCGAGCAGTGCACCGCCTTTGCCTTCGTGGGCCTCCTTATGCTCTTCCTGGTCTTCCTGCTGGTCAGGTGCTTCAGGATCCTGCTGGACCCCTACAGTCGCATGCCCGCATCATCCTGGACTGACCACAAGGAGGGGCTGGAGAGGGGTCAGTTTGATTACGCCCTGGTGTGA